A region from the Solibacillus sp. FSL H8-0523 genome encodes:
- a CDS encoding ABC transporter ATP-binding protein, with the protein MSTPIVSVEQITKSYNGTSPVLSNITFDIQPGEVIALLGKSGCGKSTLLNCIGGFEETDSGRVRLDGQQVITPSKRCVMLMQNYGLLPWRSVQKNVELGIEGSGLTKQAITERAQHYLQMVGLHDRASSLPSELSGGMQQRVAIARALAIQPEVILMDEPFGALDTFTRYYLQNELLQIQQREKMTIILVTHDIDEAIYLADRIFIMKPNPGEIHKEISLKMSKPRDRSDSDFQHYRELIFNEFHFTNMKSPIEFNI; encoded by the coding sequence TTGTCTACACCTATTGTTTCAGTTGAACAAATTACAAAATCTTATAATGGCACTTCACCTGTGCTCAGTAATATTACGTTTGATATTCAACCCGGCGAGGTAATTGCATTGCTCGGAAAAAGTGGTTGCGGCAAAAGTACATTGCTTAATTGCATTGGTGGTTTTGAAGAAACCGACTCTGGACGTGTGCGATTAGATGGCCAGCAAGTCATCACTCCAAGTAAACGCTGCGTCATGCTCATGCAAAACTATGGTCTTTTGCCATGGCGTTCTGTACAAAAAAATGTGGAGTTAGGCATTGAGGGTTCTGGCTTAACAAAGCAAGCCATTACTGAGCGAGCACAGCATTACTTACAAATGGTTGGTTTACACGATCGTGCTTCTTCTCTACCGAGTGAGTTATCCGGGGGCATGCAACAACGCGTTGCCATTGCACGCGCGCTCGCTATCCAGCCCGAAGTTATTTTAATGGATGAACCCTTCGGAGCATTAGATACATTTACACGCTATTATTTGCAAAATGAACTATTGCAAATTCAACAACGCGAAAAAATGACCATTATTCTCGTGACACATGATATCGACGAAGCCATTTACTTAGCGGATCGTATTTTCATCATGAAGCCTAACCCAGGAGAAATCCATAAAGAAATTTCATTAAAAATGAGCAAGCCGCGCGATCGTTCAGATTCTGACTTCCAACACTATCGCGAACTCATATTTAATGAGTTTCACTTTACCAATATGAAATCACCAATCGAATTTAATATTTAG